Genomic segment of Syntrophales bacterium:
GCCGTTTGCCTCAAAAATGCATTTTACTGCAGTTAGGGATAGATAAGAGAAGTGTTCATGATAAATAGTATCAAATTGCACTTCTTCCACCAAACGCAAGAGATGCGGAAATTCGAAAGTCGCCACCCCGTCTGGTTTTAGGACGTAGGTAAAGCCAGAGACGAAGTCATTTATGTTTGGTACATGGGCGAGCACGTTATTGGCAACTATTAAATCTGCTTTTATGCCCTCTGAACCCAATTTTTTGCCTACCTCTGTTCCAAAAAACTCCTCTATAATTTCAATTCCTTTTGCTCTAGCTGCCTCTGCTGTGCTGTGAGTGGGTTCTATTCCAAGACATGGAATATTTCTTTCCTTGACATATTGGAGAAGGTATCCATCATTGGCTGCTACTTCAATCACGAGGGACTGTTTTCCAAGACGGAATCGTTCAATGACTTTTTCAACATATAATCGCGCATGATAGAGCCAGGTGTCCGAATACGAACTAAAATAAGCATAGTTGGGTAAGAATAATTCATTTACTCCTACGAAGTCTTCGGTTTGGACGAGCCAACAGTTGGTACATACGAATACCCTTAAAGGGTACCATTTTTCAGGCCCATGGAGATCGTCATAGGTCAGGTATGAATTTGAAGGTGGGGCCGTTCCGAGATCAACGAAAAGGAAATCCAATTTTGAATTGCAGAAACGGCAATTCATAGGACGAGGCCTGTGAATGTTCGTTCTATTGTTGGTAGTGTTGCATCTCGTGAAGACAGCTCTGATATAGGAAGGGGCCATGTTATTCCTAGATTTGGATCACACGGTGAGATACCATCTTCGGCATCAGGTACATATGGGGCGTTATGAAAATAGATAAGCTCTACATCGTCAGTTAACGCCTGAAAACCATGAGCAAAACCTTCAGGGATAAGAATTGCTCTGTTATTTTCTTCAGAGAGTATCTCGGCATGCCACTTGAGAAAAGTAAGGGAGCTAGATCTAATGTCCAAAGCTACATCCCAAACTTTTCCTCGAAGGCATAGAATCATTTTCATTTCCGCATACGGTGGGTGTTGGAAATGTAATCCTCTTACAGTTCCTTTGCGACTCGTATATGTAAGATTGATTTGAAATATGGGTTTTCTC
This window contains:
- a CDS encoding class I SAM-dependent methyltransferase, with translation MNCRFCNSKLDFLFVDLGTAPPSNSYLTYDDLHGPEKWYPLRVFVCTNCWLVQTEDFVGVNELFLPNYAYFSSYSDTWLYHARLYVEKVIERFRLGKQSLVIEVAANDGYLLQYVKERNIPCLGIEPTHSTAEAARAKGIEIIEEFFGTEVGKKLGSEGIKADLIVANNVLAHVPNINDFVSGFTYVLKPDGVATFEFPHLLRLVEEVQFDTIYHEHFSYLSLTAVKCIFEANGLYIFDVEELPTHGGSLRIYVSKDKGFKKDISSAVQEVLIKEKIAGIEKYEFYASFQPKTEKIKYDLLEFLISAKRQDKKIAAYGAAAKGNTLLNYAGVRRDLLSFVADRNPAKQGKYLPGSHIPIVGEHAIIEKKPDYILILPWNLKREIMEQLSYTQNWGAKFVTAIPHLKVEGLDRVQMSK
- a CDS encoding dTDP-4-dehydrorhamnose 3,5-epimerase family protein, whose translation is MSRFKIFDLPIPGLKLIERIKLGDNRGFLSRLFCAEELSTAGWRKPIFQINLTYTSRKGTVRGLHFQHPPYAEMKMILCLRGKVWDVALDIRSSSLTFLKWHAEILSEENNRAILIPEGFAHGFQALTDDVELIYFHNAPYVPDAEDGISPCDPNLGITWPLPISELSSRDATLPTIERTFTGLVL